A genomic segment from Candidatus Wallbacteria bacterium encodes:
- a CDS encoding C1 family peptidase: protein MNLKSMIFLAICLFSRSIFALEIGSLSSNPAVRFGNAVRVAESEKATYSISLSALAGGFFVENRRLLARPDLQPENRFKELKISRNLPAKYDLREKGCVTPAKNQGDCGSCWAHTFTGIFESLILMHDKVATDLSEQDLMNCNKKGYGCDGGYEDVLQYFVDQGAALEKDCPYVGHELACQSGISHPYKLSGWKVLDTNESTPPAPEIIKQAILDYGPVSVSVAADDSFMLYHGGIFNHDGQELNHLVMLVGWDDSMGSKGCWILKNSGGPQWGENGFMYIEYGKSKVGIYPAILQYK from the coding sequence ATGAATCTGAAATCAATGATTTTTTTAGCGATCTGCTTATTCAGCAGGAGCATTTTTGCGCTTGAAATTGGCTCATTGAGCAGTAATCCTGCAGTCCGCTTCGGAAATGCCGTCAGGGTCGCTGAATCCGAAAAAGCGACCTACAGCATATCCCTTTCAGCACTGGCAGGCGGATTTTTCGTCGAAAACAGGCGGTTACTGGCTCGTCCCGATCTGCAGCCGGAAAATCGATTCAAGGAATTGAAGATTTCCCGGAATCTGCCTGCCAAGTATGACCTGAGGGAAAAGGGGTGCGTCACTCCGGCGAAAAACCAGGGCGACTGCGGAAGCTGCTGGGCCCACACTTTTACCGGAATCTTCGAATCCCTGATCCTGATGCACGACAAAGTGGCCACTGACCTGTCTGAACAGGACCTGATGAATTGCAACAAAAAAGGATACGGGTGCGACGGGGGATACGAGGATGTGCTCCAGTATTTCGTGGATCAGGGTGCAGCCCTGGAAAAGGACTGCCCATATGTAGGCCATGAACTGGCCTGCCAAAGCGGAATTTCACATCCATACAAGCTCTCGGGCTGGAAAGTGCTGGATACAAATGAGTCAACCCCGCCTGCTCCTGAAATCATCAAGCAGGCCATCCTCGACTATGGACCAGTATCTGTCAGTGTCGCGGCAGACGACAGTTTCATGCTCTATCATGGCGGGATATTCAACCACGACGGCCAGGAACTGAATCACCTGGTAATGCTGGTAGGCTGGGACGATTCGATGGGCAGCAAGGGCTGCTGGATCCTGAAAAACTCAGGGGGCCCGCAATGGGGTGAGAACGGATTCATGTATATCGAATACGGCAAATCTAAAGTCGGGATCTATCCTGCAATCCTGCAATACAAGTGA